Within the Aeromicrobium sp. Root236 genome, the region CCGAGGTCAGCCGACTCCTCGCGGAGGCAGGTGACGTCGACATCCTGGTCGCGAATGCCGCACTGCCCGGATCGGGTGACGTGCTCGAGTACTCGCACGAGCAGATCCTCCGCAGCATCACCGTCAACCTGGAGGCGCCGATCCTGATGGCTCGCGACTCGGCCGAGGCCATGGTCGCCCGCGGGCGGGGACACATCGTGATGATCGGGTCGGTGTCCGGCAAGATCGCCTCCGCGGACGCGGCGATGTACAACGCGACCAAGTTCGGGCTGCGCGGCTTCTCGCTCGGCTTCCGGCAGGACCTCGCGCGGCACGGGGTCGGCCTGTCCCTCGTCGAGCCCGGCTTCGTACGCGATGCCGGGATGTTCGTCGAGTCCGGCGGCACGCTGCCCAAGGGTCTGCGGACCGTCACGCCGGAGGCGGTCGCCCGCAAGGTCGTCAGGGCGATCCGGCACGACAGCGCCGAGGTCGTGGTGGCTCCGATCGAGCTGCGCGCTGGAGCCTCGTTCGGTGCCTCGTTCCCGACGATCTCCGCGACGCTGCAGAAGCTCGGCGGCGGCGAGAAGGTCTCCAAGTCGATGGTCGAGGGCCAGCGCGACAAGCGGTGACGGTGTGTCGGGCCCGTGCGCTATGTTCCTATTAGGAACACTTTTCGAGGAGCCGACATGACCCGACCTGACCTTGCCCCCGCCGCGTGGGCCGTCGCCGACCTGCTGCACGACGTACGCGACGAGCACCTGGCTGGGCCGACGCCGTGCCCGGACTACACCGTCGCCGGGATGATCACGCACATCCACGGCCTGGCGCAGGTCTTCACCGCGACCGCCCGCAAGGATCTCGGGCCGTTGACCGGCGGCCAGCCCCAGGCCAACCCGTTGCCCGAGGACTGGCGCGAGTCGACGCCGGAGTACCTCAACGCGCTCGGGCTGGCGTGGCGTGAGCCGGAGGCGTGGACGGGCACGACCGAGGCTGGAGGCGTCACCCTTCCCGGTGACGTCGCAGGGCTCGTCGCCCTCAACGAGGTCGTCGTGCACGGTTGGGACCTGGCGCGAGCCACCGGGCAGGACTTCGACCCGGGTGACGAGGCGAGCGCCGCGGTGCACGCGTTCCTGGCCGAGTCGCGAGCCGACGGTGCGCCCTCGCCGATCTTCGGACCCGTCGTCGCGGTGCCCGAGACCGCGCCGCTGCTGCACCGCGCCATCGGACTGTCTGGGCGCCACCCGCACTGGCCGGACGTGCCGGGTCAGACGACGCCGGCGGCGACTGCCGCCTCGCGATAGGCCGCGGCGAGCGACTCCACGGTCTCGTGCGCGTTCAGCCCGCTGGGGTTGGGCACGATCCACAACTGGGCGCTGCCGAGCGTCTCGTCCTGCCGGCCGGCCCGGGCCGCCTTGCGCCCGAACGCGATGCGGTACGACGTGATGCCCGCGATCGCCACCACGCGTGGCCGGTGCTCGTCCACGAACGCCTCGAGCCGTGATCGACCCGCCACGAGCTCCGCGGTGTCGAGCTCATTGGCGCGCGCCGATGCCCGCGCGACGATGTTGGTGATGCCGACGCCCCGGCTCACCAGGACGGGTCTGGCCGCCTCGGGCGTCATGACGTCGGCCGGGAGGATGCCGGCGAGCCGCAGCGCAGGGTAGAAGCGGTTGCCCGCCCGGGCGAAGTGCAGCCCGGTCGCCGCGCTCATCAGGCCCGGGTTGATGCCGACGAACAGCAGTCGGAGGCCGTCGCCGACCAGGTCCGGGATCGTGCGACCGGCGTACGAGAGCAATTCCTCGCGGGTGTAGCCCATCGCGCGAAACTAGCAGGGGCTCACACGTCGTCGTCGAGACCGGGGACGACGCGGTCCGCGTCCGGGACGATGCCCTGGTCGTCGTCATCGGGCCATGCGCTCTCCGCCTGGGCGGCGCGGTCGCCGTCGGGCACCAGATCGGCGGCATCGCCCGGCTCGTCGGGCACGTCCGGGTTCGGCACCTCCGGGACGTCGCCGGGGACGCCGAGGTCGGGGTCCGGTCCTGTGGGCGGGACGGTCATGTCTCCTCCTGGGGTCGGTGACTCCCGAGGCGTACCCGCCGGTGTGCGGCGTATGCGCGGTGGCGCGTATGCGCAGGTGCCGAGGGGTACGCCGTGGGCGACGAGAGGAGCACCTCATGACCACGATCCCCGACGATCCGGTCTCGACGCCTCCGGACGGTGAGCCGAGCCTCGACCCCGGAGCCCCGACTCCCGCAGAGCCCGACGGTGAACCCGGTCCGGGCTCGGAGCCGTTCACCCATCCGGTGTCGGACCCGGAGACCACCCCCCAGCGCTAGGCTTGGCGGACCAGCCCGAGAGGACCCGCGATGCCCTACGTGATCGGTGCGCTCGCCATCGGCTTCCTCACCTTCCTGGTCGTCGGTGCGCTCACCGGCCGGGTCCGCATGTCGGCCTGCTGCACCGTCGCCGACCCGCGCCGTGACCTGCGCATGCGCGACGCGTACGAGACCTCAGGCGAGTGACGTCAGCACGTCGAGCAGCGCAGCCGTCGGTGGCGGGTCGGGCGGCTCGCCGTACGTCGCCGCGTAGACGTGCCGCGGTGCGCCCGGCACCTCGTACGCGTTGACGGCCGGGTTGCGGTGCCCTCGTAGGGCGAGCCCGGGGATCGTCGCGACTCCCATGCCGGACGCGACGAGCGCCTGGATCCCGACCATGTCGTCGGTGGTGAAGGCGACCTCTGGCTCGAAGCCCTCGCGATCGCACAGCTCCACCAGATGGGCCCGGCAGCGGACGCAGCCGGCGACCCAGCGGCCGTCCCGGTGCTGCGCGATGGTGTCGCGGTCGTCCGTCGTGAGGAGGAACGTCGGGTCGTCCACCAGATGGGTCAACCGGATGCCGGGGGGATCGGGCTCGGTCTCGTCGTAGCGGAACACGACGGCCACGTCGACCTCGCCGGCGCGCAGCATGGCCATGGCCTCGGGCGGGTGCGTGTCGACCAGGTCGAGCCGCAACCCGGGGTGTCTGGCGGCCAGCTCGGCGGACGCCTCCGGCATGAGGGCGACGAGCGCGGAGCCGAAGACCGCGACCCGGACCCGGCCGGCGCTCAGCCCGACGTGGGCCTCGAGCTCGGCCGACGCGGACTCCACGCGGCCCAGGATCTCGGTGGCCCGCTCGGCCAGGACGAGCCCGGCCTCGGTCAGCTTGATGCCGCGGCCGGCGCGCTGGAACAGCTGCGCTCCGGTCTCGGCCTCGAGCCGGGCGAGGTGGTGGCTGACCGACGGCTGCGAGTAGTGGAGCTCGGCGGCGGCCGCGGTGACCGAGCCGTGCCGGGCGACGGCGGCCAGCACGCGGAGCCGGTTGAGGTCGAGCATTCATCAACTCTATCGATGTTTTTGCCATCAAACTGGCATTAGACGTGATGAATCAGCGGACGCATGCTGAAGTCATGAACTCCACGACATCCCCGACACAGCAGGCCCGGGTGGGCCTGCCCGAGCTCCTGGACGGCATCCGGGCCCAGACCAGTCGCGGCCTCGATCCGCGGCGTACGGCGTTGGCGGTGGCCGACGTCCTGAGGGAGCACACCCCCGGCGTCGAGCTGCTCACGCCCGAGGAGCGCCTCGGCGCCCCGGACGAGCTCGTGAGCCACGTGCTCCACACCGAGTCGGCGTTCTCGGTCAAGGCCGTGGTGTGGCAGCCCGGACAGCTCACCGCGATCCACGACCACCTGGCCTGGTGCGCGTTCGTGGTCCTGCAGGGGGTCGAGTACGAGACCCTCTACCGGGACCACGGCGACCACCTGACCGAGATCGGCCGGGCGGCGAACGGTGTCGGCGACGCCAGCGGATTCGCCCCGCCTGGCGACATCCACCGCGTGCACAACACCGGCGACGTCACGGCGATCTCCCTGCACGTCTATGGCGCCGACCTGGGCGCCGAGGGTGCGAGCGTGCGGCGGGAGTACGACCTGCCGGTGAGCTGACCAGCCCGTACGCCCTGACAACCTGCACAGGATCTTCACGAGTCGACCCCGATTTCCGACCAACGGCGCTCCTACGCTGAGGGCATGACCGCACCCCGTCGCATCCTCGTCGTCGAGGACGAGCCCATCATCAACGGAGCGGTCACCGACCGGCTGGTCGCCGAGGGCTACGACGTCGTCCGCGCCTGGGACGGGCCTGGCGCCGTCGAGGCGTTCAGCACGCACGAGCCGGACCTGGTGGTGCTCGACGTCATGTTGCCGGGCTTCGACGGGCACGAGGTCTGCCGGCGCATCCAGGCCGTGCGACCCGTGCCGGTCCTGATGCTGACCGCTCGCGACGACGAGGCCGACATCCTCGTCGGGCTGGCGGTCGGCGCGGACGACTACGTCACCAAGCCGTTCAGGATGCGCGAGCTCGTGGCGCGGGTCGCGGCCCTGCTGCGCCGGGTCGACCGGGCGGCCGAGCTGGCCGGCCAGGGCATCGCCGACCTCGGTGACCTGTGCATCGACCCGGGTGCCCGGCGGGTGTGGACGGCCGACGACGAGGTGCACCTGACGCCGACCGAGTTCGACCTGCTGCTGTGCCTCGCGGCGAGCCCCGGTGTCGTCCTCACCCGCGAGCACCTGCTCGCCGAGGTCTGGGGCTGGTCCGACGCCTCGGGCACGCGTACGGTCGACAGCCACGTCAAGGCGCTGCGCGCCAAGATCGGCGCCGAGCGCGTGCGCACGGTCCACGGCGTCGGCTACGCCCTCGAGCCCGGGGCCGACCGATGACCACCCGTCCGCTCGACCAGGTCCAGTCGGTCAAGGTCAAGCTCGGCTTGCTCGTCGCTGCGAGCGTCGCCGTGGCCTCGATCGTCGCGACGATCGGCTCGGCCGGTGGCGTGCCGATCTGGCTCAGCATCCCCGTCACGATCGCCCTCGCACTCGCCGTCACCCAGCTGCTTGCCGTCGGGATGACGTCGCCGCTGCGCGAGATGACCGCCGCGGCCAAGCGCATGGCGACGGGGGACCACGCCGTGCGCGTGTCGGCGACGTCCCGCGACGAGGTCGGCGAGCTGGCTCGTGCCTTCAACCGCATGGCCGATGAGCTGGCCGGCGTCGACCGGCAGCGCCGCGAGCTGGTGGCCAACGTCAGCCACGAGCTCCGCACGCCGCTGGCTGCGCTGTGCGCCCTGCTGGAGAACCTCGCCGACGGTGTCGCCGAGCCCGATCCGGAGACCCTGCGCGCCGCGCTCGACCAGGGCGAACGGATGACCGCCCTGGTCACCGACCTACTCGACCTGTCACGCGTCGACGCCGGCAAGGCGCCGCTGGAGCTGCAGGACGTCGAGGTGGCACCGCTGCTGGTGGCCGCCGTCACGGAGCTGCGGGTCAGCGACCGTGACGTGACCTTCGCCGTGCAGGTCAACCCGCCCGAGCTCGTGGTGCAGGGTGACCCCGCCCGCCTCCGGCAGCTCGTCGCCAACCTCCTGGACAACGCCTCGCGGCACAGCCCACCCGGCAGCACCGTGACGGTTCGCGCCGATGTCTTCGGCGACCACTGGCACCTGGTGGTCGCCGACCAGGGCC harbors:
- a CDS encoding SDR family oxidoreductase: MPRFEIRGARALVTGATGGIGQAIARALAAEGADLVLTGRRLEVLEPLAAELGATAIAADLSDLAEVSRLLAEAGDVDILVANAALPGSGDVLEYSHEQILRSITVNLEAPILMARDSAEAMVARGRGHIVMIGSVSGKIASADAAMYNATKFGLRGFSLGFRQDLARHGVGLSLVEPGFVRDAGMFVESGGTLPKGLRTVTPEAVARKVVRAIRHDSAEVVVAPIELRAGASFGASFPTISATLQKLGGGEKVSKSMVEGQRDKR
- a CDS encoding TIGR03086 family metal-binding protein; this translates as MTRPDLAPAAWAVADLLHDVRDEHLAGPTPCPDYTVAGMITHIHGLAQVFTATARKDLGPLTGGQPQANPLPEDWRESTPEYLNALGLAWREPEAWTGTTEAGGVTLPGDVAGLVALNEVVVHGWDLARATGQDFDPGDEASAAVHAFLAESRADGAPSPIFGPVVAVPETAPLLHRAIGLSGRHPHWPDVPGQTTPAATAASR
- a CDS encoding mismatch-specific DNA-glycosylase yields the protein MGYTREELLSYAGRTIPDLVGDGLRLLFVGINPGLMSAATGLHFARAGNRFYPALRLAGILPADVMTPEAARPVLVSRGVGITNIVARASARANELDTAELVAGRSRLEAFVDEHRPRVVAIAGITSYRIAFGRKAARAGRQDETLGSAQLWIVPNPSGLNAHETVESLAAAYREAAVAAGVV
- a CDS encoding LysR family transcriptional regulator, with product MLDLNRLRVLAAVARHGSVTAAAAELHYSQPSVSHHLARLEAETGAQLFQRAGRGIKLTEAGLVLAERATEILGRVESASAELEAHVGLSAGRVRVAVFGSALVALMPEASAELAARHPGLRLDLVDTHPPEAMAMLRAGEVDVAVVFRYDETEPDPPGIRLTHLVDDPTFLLTTDDRDTIAQHRDGRWVAGCVRCRAHLVELCDREGFEPEVAFTTDDMVGIQALVASGMGVATIPGLALRGHRNPAVNAYEVPGAPRHVYAATYGEPPDPPPTAALLDVLTSLA
- a CDS encoding cysteine dioxygenase family protein, which gives rise to MNSTTSPTQQARVGLPELLDGIRAQTSRGLDPRRTALAVADVLREHTPGVELLTPEERLGAPDELVSHVLHTESAFSVKAVVWQPGQLTAIHDHLAWCAFVVLQGVEYETLYRDHGDHLTEIGRAANGVGDASGFAPPGDIHRVHNTGDVTAISLHVYGADLGAEGASVRREYDLPVS
- a CDS encoding response regulator transcription factor; this translates as MTAPRRILVVEDEPIINGAVTDRLVAEGYDVVRAWDGPGAVEAFSTHEPDLVVLDVMLPGFDGHEVCRRIQAVRPVPVLMLTARDDEADILVGLAVGADDYVTKPFRMRELVARVAALLRRVDRAAELAGQGIADLGDLCIDPGARRVWTADDEVHLTPTEFDLLLCLAASPGVVLTREHLLAEVWGWSDASGTRTVDSHVKALRAKIGAERVRTVHGVGYALEPGADR